The Oncorhynchus mykiss isolate Arlee chromosome 5, USDA_OmykA_1.1, whole genome shotgun sequence DNA window ACTTCTGTTCTGTGTCATGTCTTCTACATGACCTCTCTTTGACTTTGATGTTACAGAGCTGCAGTATAAGCTGATCATGGAGCCTTCAAAGTCTTGCAGAAAAGGTAGGCTTCAATCATCTCTTCAATCATTGCTGGAACAAGTGGGCTAGGTCTATTAGGACCAATAAAGCATTGGCTCTTGGACTTTCAGATCTGTGGTCGTTAGATATTACTTTTCACAACATCTCTTTAAGTTTCCCATAATAGAAATCAATGAACAAGGATTGTGTAAGCTTGTGTGGCGCATATGCCTACCTATTGGGGAAGGTATTTCTTTAGGATCAAGCCACCGGAGCACAAGGCCACCGACACAGGGCAGTGAggcccagacagagagagtgatctACCTGGAGCAACCTTTACAAGACACACGCCCATCTCAAGACCCATGGCTCAGGTAAGCATCCATACCTCTACCCCCTAGTTCATCTTCTCCAAAAGTGTCTCGTCTAAAAACACTTGTTTGACCCCCACGGAAGCAGTATAGCGGGGGACGGTTGTGTGGCTCACGCCTACACTGAGACCACTGGAGTGGCAAAGCTTGAACACGAGTCAGAGTTGAGGGGAGGCCTCATCACCTCTCTACAACCCCTCCGGATCCACAgcagcccatcccatccccccCGACCCCCCACCCTTCAAGAATGTGAGGTTATCATACGGCAGCTCTACAACGCCAACAGCCTGCAGTCTCAGGAGGTCAGATGTCATCCTCTGACACATCGATGCTATTGCACAGTCCCTTAGCATTGGCCAACATAACTATGGTTTAGAACAGTGGGAAACCAatcttttctgagtcaagatcactttcgcagTCAAAAAGCAAGTGGAAATCTACTGCTCAGATTTAGCTTTTTTACATTAACCTCATACAGTTTTGTAGGAATACGGTTTGGGCAGTAGGCCTAaaacattatcacagcatattggctatatgattggcctgccaatattgttaatcagaccatattatatttcaaaactcaagctttgataataaaatatataattggTTTAGCACTTGTGAGGCACTGTGGAGCATGAATTGAAATAATTAGCTTTTTtgttttactgggctgatggtgcctgcatctgatggtcaaccAGGTCAAATCAGGacgatgaccgttcaaaactatttttcccaaccgcctctcacggtccctgctctctccttcctttcctccggtaagactgaccagagagaggggacaccgtcttccacctgatggcgaaactcaagtcgcaccgcatctgcctcatgcacaaattcatgttgttcctatgaccagagaaagttaaatatCCCTTAATATTAAATTTGACACGTCGAGCTGCTAATAATAAAACGCAGGGCTATCGATacttggctactcattcattgcagttGCAGCCTGAAGAATCGTGTTTTATAATAGTGTTGAATATAGACTTAAaatcactcataaaaacagcagctcttggctgtattcgttgagtctctctgtggtcatggttttaaaagttattcAATCTTACGTAGGCTAGTAGCCTATTAAACTTGGCTGTGGCCAGGGTCATGGAAGCTCTGTAACTACagtgatttgagctatccgaCTGGGCAGCGCAGTAGGTGCACTCGATTTAGTCACAGATTTGCCGGTCCGCCAGGTAGGCGGAGTTTGTCTCATGGGAACACTTTGCTTACCCGGTGCGCAGGActtttgaatcaagtgcacctgcCAGCAACAGCTCAACACAACATTTTTTAAAGGAGCGCAAGCCTTTATTGTtcgttggcttttctacagaaatattgggtgatcgactaggaatgccttaaAGATCGCGATCGACCGGTTGGCAACCACTGGTTTAGAATGATTCTACTAAAACCGGTCATTTTGTGCAGCAGACAATTAAAATAGATTGTCACATTGTAAAACCATAAACTACATAAATATGTCTTACATTTACAAAGGCATGCATAATTTGTCATTTGCCCAATAGCTAGTTGTTTTCTGACCATGTTCTCCATAACTCAATGTAAAGTTTACATGGAGAACTGACAGTGTTCTTTCAGTGAAGTATCGCTCTCCCTGATGGTTTGTTTCATATAGATTATACGTGTGAAGGCTGTCCTCCGAGACATTGTGTTCAACAAGAAAATCACTCCTGAGAACTACATCATGACAAAGGCCTACCTTGCTGACAGCACCAGGTAAATAGCAGTTTAGTAGGCATCTTGTCCACCTGAATAAGtcatttatattaaaaaaatatttaaaaaatacaggTAAATTGTACAATACATTTAATTTCCCTCTCAGCAAGGCAGAGAAGTTTCCCCAACTAGCACTTCCCAAGAGAATGTAAGTGAATCTTTCCTAATCTCTTATACAGAAACATTAACCTTGGTAGTGGAACAGCTATCCTCCATGTCCCTGTACCCTTTCCAGGTCTGGGAACCAGGCAGGGGTGACAGAGAGGGTGATCCTCCCAGCCCTCAAACAGCACCTGAGCTCCAGCATCGCAGAGAGGCAGAAAAGGACCCAGGCTGTACAGAGGAGCAGGCTGAGGAGAACAGTGCATTGAGAGGGGCAAACAGTACAGCAGGCCAGCCAGCACCGCAGAACCAAAGCCTCTTTAAATAAGATCAGGACCAGCTCCTATTATGGCCATTGAAGGACTTAAATTACCACTTAATGAATGTtaacagtacctgtcaaaagtttggacacacctactaattccagggtttctttatttttactattttctacattgtagaaatacatctacattgtagaaaatagtgaagggaaaaggggatacgtagtcagttgtccaactgaatgtattcaaccgaaatgtgtcttccgcatttaacccaacccctctgaatcagaggagctaccttaattgacatccacgtcttctgcgcccggggaacagtgggtttactacCTTGTCAGcttcggggattcaatccagcaactttccagttactggcccaacactaaccactaggctacctgcatatggaatcatgtagtaaccaaaaaaagtgttaaacaaatcaaaatatattttgagattcttcaaaatagccaacCATTTatcttgacagctttgcacacttttggcattctcttaaccagcttcatgagctagtcacctggaatgcatttcaattaacaggtgtgccttgttaaaagttcatttgtggaatttctttcattcttaatgcgtttcagccaatcagttgtcacaacacaaggtaggggtggtatgcagaatatagccctatttggtaaaagaccaagtccatattttggcaagaacagcacaaataagcaaagagaaacaacactccatcattactttaagacatgaaggtcagtcaatctggaaaattaagaactttgaaactttcttcaagtacagtcgctaaaaccatcaagcgccatgatgaaactggctctcatgttgaccaccacaggaaaggaagacccagaattacctctgctgcagaggatgttagaattaactgcacctcagattgcagcccaaataaaagcttcagggttcaagtaacagaaaAATCAACAtctcttcagaggagactgtgtgaaatcaggccttcgtggttgaattactgcaaagaaccactactaaaggacaccaataaaaagaaaacacttgcttgggccaagaaacatgagcaatggacattggagATCTGTCCTTTgggctgatgagtccaaatgtgagattttagGTTCTAACCACCATGTTTTAGTGAGACAGAGTAGTGAGACAGAgtaggtgtaggtgtaggtgtaggtgaaccaaggaggagagtgatcacccgacctcaacccaattgagatggtttgggatgagttggaccacaggaaagcaaccaacaagtgctcaccatatgtgggaacaccttcaatactgttggaaaagcattggggtggcaggtagccaagtggttagggcgttggactagtaaccgaaaggttgcaagatcgaatccctgagctgacaaggtaaaaaatctgttgttctgctcctggaCAAGGCAGTGTTCCTAggctgttattgaaaataagaatttgttctcaactgacttgcctagttaaataaaggtaaaattaaaaaaaatacaattcctaatgaagctggttgacagaatgcaaagctgtcatcaaggtggctactttgaagaatctcaaatatgttttgatttgtttaacacttttggttacaacatgatgtgttatttcatgtcttcactattattctacaatataaaaatactaaaaataaagaaaagccctggaatgagtagagAACATgtaagcttttgactggtactgtatataaagttaatatttcaatgtacatacatttttatttctcCCTATTAAACTTATTTTGGTGTGCCGTTGTTGTTAGGTTGGTCAAGTCAGTTGAATTTCGTCTTATGGTAAAGGATGATGGGGATGGATCTGGTTAATGAAAACAGgtgagcaaaaaagtatttattcttGATAACAAAAAGACAAATTCCCTTACGAGCACATATACACACTTCAAAGCTTTACACAGAAAAGTGTTTAGTTATTGGTTATACATATTCTCACCCTAGAATTCTTTACAGAACACACCCCAAATGGACTTTCTCATAATACCATTTTGTGTTGAAGCCTCAACAGCACACCCTAGTGGTGGTAGGGGAGAGCTGGCGTTCCAGGGTGAGGTAGCCCACCCTTTTCAGTTTGCACAGTCTGTGATAAGTTATGTTGTCTCCAGCAGAGGTTTGATGAAGAGGTGAGCCTCTTGTCTACGCTGCAGAAAGACAGGCTTGTCTGACACTCTGGGCCCAAGTATTGAGCAGTGCAGTCACAGAGTGCTTGTCTGGGAGCTGTAGGAGTTTGGAGGTCATGTTTCTGTGAACGTTCTTTAGGAAGGGGTTGGCACCTGGAGAGAAAAACAAAGTGATGCATTAATCAACTAGAAAATGCATGAAACCTGAAAAGACTAGCTACTGACATGGCAGTATGGTTAAAAAATTAAaattgttattttgctgaacatTTAATTTGTTATACATTTTAAACTGTAGGTAATATTGGGCAACATTTCATTACAACCAAAGTTAAAGTCAATTTGACTAAAACAGGCTACATACTTGAGTATGGGTACAGAGAGAGCCAGTGTGTCTTACCATACACTTGCCCATCGTCTGCCCACTGAGGGCTTTGGTCTGGGTAGTCTGCAGGGATGCTGAGCTGGAGAGGTGGCACACTTGGCAGGTTCTTGTCGTCTGgaagagaaaagcagagaataGCATCAGACATCAATTAACTTTATCTTTGAGGGAGGATAATGTGATTTCCCCCAGCCTTAATTTCTTAACGCCCTAAACCAGGGGTCGGCAACAGGCGGCCCCGTAAGGATTTTAGTCTTGTAAAAATCAGGAATTCAGCTAGAAATtagtttaatttaggaaatctgttcccacgAATAAAAAAGAGAGACGTGATCGTGTCTCAATGCAACCGTGGCTGGATCTAGTTGCCAACCTCTGCCCTAAACTCACCTAGTTTACAGATTAGATGTACCGTGCCGTTGTTACTGCAGAATGAGGGGTCCAGGTTAACCAGGAACTTGGCGTTGAGGCGGGCCACCTCCCCCTGCAGGATGTTGGGGATGGTCTGGCGGTCATCCTCCTCGTGTTTCCTCTTCCGGGCCACGATGGTGGGGCCTCTGTGGAGTGGAGTGGGAGAAAATAGAGATGGGTGTCAGATGACGGCCTGATCCCACTGCTACTGTACTCTTTCACACactttctaaatgcactgtagGGAAATGAGGATGGTCTTGTATCAATGATAGAGACGTGGACAGATCTAAAGCAGGGTCGCGCCAAGATATCAGCTGAAAATGTGTCCACCCTGTAGGGTTTCTGGACATGAAGGAGTGGTTAGGGTAAACTCACGTGATTGGAGGCCCGTGGATGGCTGTCATGGCTGGGGCAAAGGTACGGTACAGGGAATGGTTGAAAACAGGAGAGCGGATGTTTGCCATGACGGCATCCAAGAGGGGCTGGCACAGGTACTGCTGCTTGGTGCAGGGCACAGGTGGAGGGGGTGGTGTCGGCTAGAACAAGTTTAGAATAATGTCTTATTAATAAGCTAAATAGGGAAACATTTAGTTAAATAGTTGCTAGGGTTTTAGGTTCTTTACAACTAATGATTCACTTTCAATGGGTAACCTTTATGAACTCACAACAGAAAGACATTTTGAGACCCAAAGAGCAATATAACGGCACAAAGATTTTCACCATGATTGAAAAACGGGGTCTCACGCTTACCACAGCCATATCATTTTTCAGTTTCTCCAGTGCTATCTCACACTTCTGTAAGGTCCTGAGAGGACACCTGCAAGTCAGGGAGAGGAGATACATTCTATAACCATTGTTAAGACCAACATGGATAGGCACTGACACACTCATAAGCAACACACTTGTATTattgtaccttgtgctggggtcaGTGAGAATGTTCAGCAGGCTCTTCATCTTACTCAGGTCCTTTTTCCTATCTGTTGGGAACACAAACTCCCTTTAGTGAGTGGGAACCGCCGAGAATGGACATAAAAGTAAGAAAGAGCATGGCATGAGTGTATACCTTCGTTTTTGTCTATCTTGTTGATCATCCTGCGCAGCGGCTCGATGTATTTGGAAAGCTGTTTGAGTTTCTCCATGTACTGTTGGTCCTCCAGTTGAGAGGCACCGACTGGACTTATCACTGAACTGGGGTTCCCTACACATCACCAGACAACCACATGGGACAACAATCAGAATACTCATATACAggtgaagtctgaagtttacatacacctcagccaaatacatttaaactcagtttcacaattcctgacatttaatcatagtaaaaattccctgtcttcagtcaggatcaccactttattttaagaatgtgaaatgtcagaataatagcagagaaagTGTTTttttcagcttctatttctttcatcacattcccagtgggtcagaagtttacatacactcaattagtatttggtagcattgcctttaaaattgtttaacttgggtcaaatgttttgagtagccttccacaagcttcccacaataagttggatgagttttggcccattcctcctgacagagctggtgtaactcagtcaggtttgtaggcctccttgctcgcacacgccttttcagttctgcccacaaatgttctataggatcgaggtcagggctttgtgacggccactccaataccttgactttgttgtccttaagccattttgccgcaactttggaagtatgcttggggtcattgtcagtttggaagacccatttgcgaccaagctttaacttcctgactgatgtcttcagatgttgcttcaatatagccacatcattttcctacctcatgaagccatctattttgtgaattaaaccagtccctcctgcagaaaagcacccccacaacatgatgctgctacccccgtgcttcacgattgggatggtgttcttcggcttgcaagcctccccctttttcctccaaacataacgatggtcattatggccaaacagttccatttttgtttcatcagaccagaggacatgtccccatgtgcagttgcaaaccgttgtctggcttttttatggtggttttggagcagtggcttcttccttgctgagcggcctttcaggttatgtcgatataggactcgttttactgtgcatatagatacttttgtacatgtttcctccagcatcacaagttcctttgctgttgttctgagattgatttgcacttttcgcaccaaagtatgttaatctctaggagatgGAACGCGTCTCCTTACTGAGTGGTATGACAGttgcgtgttcccatggtgtttatactcgcgtactattgtttgtacagattaacgtggtaccttcaggcgtttggaaattgctcccaaggattaaccaggtctacattttttgggggattctcccatgatgtcaagcatagaggcactgagtttgaaggtaggccttgaaatacatcgacaggtacacttccaattgactcaaattatgtcaattagcctatcagaagcttctaaagccatgacatcattttctggaatattccaagctgtttaaaggcacagtcaacttagtgtatgtaaacttctgacccactggatttgtgatacagtgaattataagtgaaataatctgtctaaacaattgttgggaaaatgacttgtgtcatgcacaaagtagatgtcctaaccgacttgccaaaactatagtttgttaacaagaaatttgtggagtggttgaaaaacgagttttaatgactccaacataagtgtatgtaaacttccgacttcaactgtacattcaaTATGTGTATACATATACAGGGGTACTGAGAATGGGTTTGATTGGGCTTCCAATATTTGGCATAACAGGCAAATGGGAAACTAAAGAAGCTCCATACAAATCAGCATCTTACATAAAGATAATTAAGAATGTCAACTTTAGTAAGGAAAACAATCATAGGTGAGGTATGAGGCTTACGGGCTTAGAACCGCACCTCTGCTCCAGTGAGGAGTTGGGACAGTACCTGGAGTGTTGAGAGGTCCTGGGGAGGGGACACCATAGTTCTGCGGGGTGCGTGCGGTGGCTGGGCTATGTGAGGGCTGGGGGGACGGGCTAGGCTGGAAGCCCCCCGGCGACGGTGTGGGACCAGAACTGCTGTGAAGAAACACAATACAGGGTCATAGTTGACACCAGAGAATTTCATTTCAAGATTACACCTGAAATAAAACTTTCAAATGCCATATTCCAGTCAATGAGTGAGCATGCCAACTTTGCTCACCTGACTGAGTTTGGCTGGGAGGATGGGGGCTGTGGCGATGGCTGTggctggggaggggggggcatgGACTGGGGTGTCTGCACCTGTACCGGCGAGGGCGATGACATCATCTGGTGCTGCTGCACCTTTGGAGGAGGTGAAAAGAAAAGAGAGCTCACATCAGAGGAACCCAAGCAACTGTTCAGCTGGTTGGAAGCTGCATCACATTACCATCCAACCTTAATAGCAGGGGGAAAAACCTGCTTCAAGCCATTACGCCGATCAGGGCCTGAGTGCCTACTGAGGAAGATGGGAAGAAAATATAATTGAGTGTCTTATTGGTACTTACCAAACACAACAATGAATACTTAGCAATACACTACATTTCCAACAAAATCTATAGGCTTACTagagctgggcaatatggacaaaAATACATATTGCGATAAATTGACCAGTTGTTTGCGATATTGATAAATCATTACTAAATTATTATTTTGTGGGGAGGTGCTAGAGTTGGCAATATGTACAAAAAGTCATTGTGATAAATGTAACTATTTTGCtggataataataaatacaactaTTAAAAAAAAGATGTCATGGACAAATACTTTACATTAGCGGTAGGACTCTAGACAGATTTCTTCCAGTACCCAGTAAGACAATAGATGGTAGcttatgattaaaaaaaataagctaTTTCATCTAACATATCCAGGGAATGCATGATTGTTATTTTGATATGCAACCTGTCAAAATAGAATCCAGCCTAGGATTAGCCTATCAGAT harbors:
- the si:ch211-222n4.2 gene encoding coiled-coil domain-containing protein 74A isoform X3 → MSGNSLPPVRNLPHWSRVGCLDKPCFPQPRPFPFNHLEPLSDSPRGDRGGEVSSHRDMDTRVASLQRNIQFLQLQHKDTLQKLHGEIDDLRRENKELQYKLIMEPSKSCRKGSSHRSTRPPTQGSEAQTERVIYLEQPLQDTRPSQDPWLSSIAGDGCVAHAYTETTGVAKLEHESELRGGLITSLQPLRIHSSPSHPPRPPTLQECEVIIRQLYNANSLQSQEIIRVKAVLRDIVFNKKITPENYIMTKAYLADSTSKAEKFPQLALPKRMSGNQAGVTERVILPALKQHLSSSIAERQKRTQAVQRSRLRRTVH
- the si:ch211-222n4.2 gene encoding coiled-coil domain-containing protein 74A isoform X2, translating into MSGNSLPPVRNLPHWSRVGCLDKPCFPQPRPFPFNHLEPLSDSPRGDRGGEVSSHRDMDTRVASLQRNIQFLQLQHKDTLQKLHGEIDDLRRENKELQYKLIMEPSKSCRKGISLGSSHRSTRPPTQGSEAQTERVIYLEQPLQDTRPSQDPWLSIAGDGCVAHAYTETTGVAKLEHESELRGGLITSLQPLRIHSSPSHPPRPPTLQECEVIIRQLYNANSLQSQEIIRVKAVLRDIVFNKKITPENYIMTKAYLADSTSKAEKFPQLALPKRMSGNQAGVTERVILPALKQHLSSSIAERQKRTQAVQRSRLRRTVH
- the si:ch211-222n4.2 gene encoding coiled-coil domain-containing protein 74A isoform X1, which codes for MSGNSLPPVRNLPHWSRVGCLDKPCFPQPRPFPFNHLEPLSDSPRGDRGGEVSSHRDMDTRVASLQRNIQFLQLQHKDTLQKLHGEIDDLRRENKELQYKLIMEPSKSCRKGISLGSSHRSTRPPTQGSEAQTERVIYLEQPLQDTRPSQDPWLSSIAGDGCVAHAYTETTGVAKLEHESELRGGLITSLQPLRIHSSPSHPPRPPTLQECEVIIRQLYNANSLQSQEIIRVKAVLRDIVFNKKITPENYIMTKAYLADSTSKAEKFPQLALPKRMSGNQAGVTERVILPALKQHLSSSIAERQKRTQAVQRSRLRRTVH